From a region of the Arvicanthis niloticus isolate mArvNil1 chromosome 6, mArvNil1.pat.X, whole genome shotgun sequence genome:
- the Epn2 gene encoding epsin-2 isoform X7 has product MSREVAEQEERLRRGDDLRLQMALEESRRDTVKVPKKKEGKACCKPGSHTQQTTLLDLMDALPSSGPVTQKTEPWSTGAPAKQTNPWGGTAAPADVADPWPSFGTKPAASVDPWGVPTTASTQSVPKNSDPWAASQQPASNAGKTTDAWGAAKPSSASGSFELFNNFNGTVKDDFSEFDNLRTSKKPAESGASVPPQDSRTTSPDLFESQSLTSASSKPSSARKTPESFLGPNAALVNLDSLVTKPVPPAQSLNPFLAPGAAAPAPVNPFQVNQPQPLTLNQLRGSPVLGSSASFGSGPGVETVAPMTSVAPHSALGASGSSLTPLGPTAVNMVGSVGIPPSAAQSTGTTNPFLL; this is encoded by the exons ATGAGCAGAGAGGTTGCGGAACAG GAGGAACGCCTCAGGCGGGGTGATGACCTCAGATTGCAGATGGCTCTGGAAGAAAGCCGGAGAGACACAGTCAAAgttccaaaaaagaaagaggggaaagctTGCTGCAAG CCAGGCTCCCACACACAGCAGACGACTTTGTTGGATTTAATGGATGCCCTCCCCAGCTCAGGCCCTGTTACACAGAAGACTGAGCCCTGGAGTACAGGAGCCCCTGCTAAGCAGACCAACCCCTGGGGTGGGACAGCGGCTCCTGCGGACGTTGCTGACCCCTGGCCGTCATTTG GTACCAAGCCAGCTGCCTCTGTGGACCCCTGGGGAGTACCTACCACAGCCAGCACACAGTCTGTCCCCAAGAATTCAGACCCTTGGGCAGCCTCACAGCAGCCTGCCTCCAATGCTGGAAAGACAACAGATGCCTGGGGAGCTGCCAAGCCCAGTTCTGCCTCAG GGTCCTTTGAGCTCTTCAATAATTTCAACGGTACAGTTAAAGATGATTTTTCTGAATTTGACAACCTTCGAACTTCAAAAAAACCAG CTGAGTCAGGTGCCTCAGTACCACCCCAGGACAGCAGAACCACAAGCCCTGACCTCTTTGAGTCTCAATCCTTGACTTCTGCCTCAAGCAAGCCCAGCAGTGCCCGGAAAACACCCGAGTCCTTCCTGGGCCCCAATGCAGCCCTGGTGAACCTGGACTCACTGGTGACTAAGCCTGTCCCACCAGCTCAGTCCCTCAATCCCTTCCTGGCACCAG GTGCTGCTGCTCCAGCTCCTGTCAACCCCTTCCAGGTCAACCAGCCCCAGCCACTGACACTGAACCAGCTTCGGGGGAGCCCTGTCCTGGGAAGCAGTGCATCCTTTGGGTCTGGTCCAGGGGTGGAGACTGTGGCTCCAATGACCTCAGTAGCTCCACATTCAGCATTGGGGGCCAGTGGCTCCTCGTTGACACCACTAGGCCCTACAGCAGTGAACATGGTAGGCAGTGTGGGCATTCCCCCATCAGCAGCTCAGTCAACGGGCAcgacaaaccctttccttctctag
- the Epn2 gene encoding epsin-2 isoform X6 produces MSREVAEQSSESVQTARGSKEERLRRGDDLRLQMALEESRRDTVKVPKKKEGKACCKPGSHTQQTTLLDLMDALPSSGPVTQKTEPWSTGAPAKQTNPWGGTAAPADVADPWPSFGTKPAASVDPWGVPTTASTQSVPKNSDPWAASQQPASNAGKTTDAWGAAKPSSASGSFELFNNFNGTVKDDFSEFDNLRTSKKPAESGASVPPQDSRTTSPDLFESQSLTSASSKPSSARKTPESFLGPNAALVNLDSLVTKPVPPAQSLNPFLAPGAAAPAPVNPFQVNQPQPLTLNQLRGSPVLGSSASFGSGPGVETVAPMTSVAPHSALGASGSSLTPLGPTAVNMVGSVGIPPSAAQSTGTTNPFLL; encoded by the exons ATGAGCAGAGAGGTTGCGGAACAG TCATCAGAAAGCGTGCAGACAGCCAGAGGCAGCAAG GAGGAACGCCTCAGGCGGGGTGATGACCTCAGATTGCAGATGGCTCTGGAAGAAAGCCGGAGAGACACAGTCAAAgttccaaaaaagaaagaggggaaagctTGCTGCAAG CCAGGCTCCCACACACAGCAGACGACTTTGTTGGATTTAATGGATGCCCTCCCCAGCTCAGGCCCTGTTACACAGAAGACTGAGCCCTGGAGTACAGGAGCCCCTGCTAAGCAGACCAACCCCTGGGGTGGGACAGCGGCTCCTGCGGACGTTGCTGACCCCTGGCCGTCATTTG GTACCAAGCCAGCTGCCTCTGTGGACCCCTGGGGAGTACCTACCACAGCCAGCACACAGTCTGTCCCCAAGAATTCAGACCCTTGGGCAGCCTCACAGCAGCCTGCCTCCAATGCTGGAAAGACAACAGATGCCTGGGGAGCTGCCAAGCCCAGTTCTGCCTCAG GGTCCTTTGAGCTCTTCAATAATTTCAACGGTACAGTTAAAGATGATTTTTCTGAATTTGACAACCTTCGAACTTCAAAAAAACCAG CTGAGTCAGGTGCCTCAGTACCACCCCAGGACAGCAGAACCACAAGCCCTGACCTCTTTGAGTCTCAATCCTTGACTTCTGCCTCAAGCAAGCCCAGCAGTGCCCGGAAAACACCCGAGTCCTTCCTGGGCCCCAATGCAGCCCTGGTGAACCTGGACTCACTGGTGACTAAGCCTGTCCCACCAGCTCAGTCCCTCAATCCCTTCCTGGCACCAG GTGCTGCTGCTCCAGCTCCTGTCAACCCCTTCCAGGTCAACCAGCCCCAGCCACTGACACTGAACCAGCTTCGGGGGAGCCCTGTCCTGGGAAGCAGTGCATCCTTTGGGTCTGGTCCAGGGGTGGAGACTGTGGCTCCAATGACCTCAGTAGCTCCACATTCAGCATTGGGGGCCAGTGGCTCCTCGTTGACACCACTAGGCCCTACAGCAGTGAACATGGTAGGCAGTGTGGGCATTCCCCCATCAGCAGCTCAGTCAACGGGCAcgacaaaccctttccttctctag